In the genome of Deltaproteobacteria bacterium CG11_big_fil_rev_8_21_14_0_20_49_13, one region contains:
- a CDS encoding purine-nucleoside phosphorylase: protein MDPSYQDRLKETVEFIKAKTRVAPQILVILGSGLTSLIDEIEVETNLAYNEIPNFPRSTVEGHVGRIIFGAWKGFPLAVMQGRAHYYEGHDVRDITLSTHALHIMGCKTLIVTNAAGGINAAFMPGDIMMMTDHINFMGVNPLRGVGAVNPKNQFPDMTNVYSKNLQQTATEVAKALEIPLRTGVYIATAGPSYETKAEVRAFRQWGADSVGMSTVPEVIVASYHKMQILGFSIIANPAADLHPGNMSHAEVLKNVEDVQTKLVKLIAGVVERIGNVLPTN, encoded by the coding sequence ATGGATCCATCATACCAAGACCGGCTGAAAGAGACGGTAGAGTTCATCAAGGCAAAGACCAGGGTCGCCCCGCAGATACTTGTGATCTTAGGGAGCGGACTTACATCTTTGATAGATGAAATAGAGGTGGAAACGAACCTCGCTTATAACGAAATTCCCAACTTTCCCCGTTCAACGGTAGAAGGCCATGTTGGAAGGATAATCTTCGGTGCGTGGAAGGGCTTTCCTCTGGCCGTGATGCAGGGGCGGGCCCATTATTATGAAGGGCACGATGTAAGGGACATCACCCTGTCCACTCATGCGCTTCACATCATGGGGTGTAAGACTCTCATAGTCACCAATGCGGCGGGAGGTATCAACGCCGCGTTCATGCCCGGCGACATAATGATGATGACCGATCATATAAATTTCATGGGAGTGAATCCTCTGCGCGGCGTCGGAGCCGTGAACCCAAAGAATCAGTTCCCCGATATGACGAACGTCTACTCAAAAAATCTTCAACAGACGGCGACCGAGGTTGCAAAAGCGCTTGAAATTCCGCTAAGGACAGGGGTATATATCGCGACCGCAGGGCCTTCATACGAGACAAAGGCGGAAGTTAGGGCCTTTCGCCAGTGGGGGGCGGATTCTGTGGGGATGTCGACCGTTCCGGAGGTTATTGTTGCCTCCTATCACAAGATGCAGATCTTAGGTTTCTCTATTATAGCTAACCCTGCGGCGGATCTACATCCCGGCAACATGAGCCACGCAGAGGTCCTTAAAAATGTGGAGGATGTCCAGACAAAGCTTGTAAAACTAATTGCCGGAGTGGTAGAACGAATTGGAAATGTCTTACCGACAAATTAA